DNA from Rhizobacter sp. J219:
CGCACACCCCGATGCCGAGGTGTGGAGCGTGCCCAGCATCAAACCGATCGACTCACCCAGTGTCGTCGACATCTGCCGCCGCCACCGCGGCGTGGTCGTGCTCGAAGAGCACTCGGTGATGGGCGGTCTCGGCTCGCTCGTTGCCGAGATTGCCGCAGAGCATGCGCCGGTGCGCATCCTGCGCGTCGGAGTGCAAGACCGCTTTTCCCATCACTGCGGCAGCTATGAGTACCTGCTGAAGGAGCACGGGCTCGACCTGCAGAGCGTCGCCGTCCAGGTGGGCACTTTCGACAAGAGCCTGCAGTGAGCACACTGCCGCCGCTGCCTCAGGAAGACCTCGACCACACCCGCGCCGTGGTCGGCGAGCGATGGCAAGGACTGAAGGGACAACACCTCTTCCTGACCGGCGGGACCGGCTTCGTCGGCAAATGGCTGCTGGCCACCCTGCTCGATGCGGAACGGCACTTCCAACTCGGGTGTCGCGTCACGGTGCTCACGCGCAATCCCGCGGCCTTCCGCGCCCAGCACCCGACGCTGGCCGACGCGGCGCCTGTGACGCTGCTGTCAGGCGACGTGCGCCACTTCGAGCTGCCAGACGAGCACTACCAGCGCATCGTGCACGCCGCCACCGACGTGGCGGCTGCGGCACAAGACATCGAAACCTTCGACACCTGCGTTGAGGGCACCCGTCGGGTGCTGGAACTCGCTCGCAGATGCCATGCAGACAGCCTTCTCCTGGTGAGTTCTGGCGCGGTGTATGGCCCCCAGCCGGGCGAGCTTGCCGCCATCGGTGAAGACCATCCGGGCAGCGCCCAGACCCCGCAAGACACACCGGCCTACACCCTTGGCAAGAAGGCCGCCGAGTGGCTGGCACATGTCCACGCACGGGAACACGGGCTGGACCTGCGGGTCGCCCGGCTCTTCGCCTTCGTCGGCCCCTACCTGCCGCTGGACAAGCACTTCGCCATCGGCAACTTCCTGCGCGACGCGCTGGCCGGGCAACCCATCACCCTGCAGGGCGACGGCACACCGCTTCGAAGCTACCTGCACACGGCCGACCTCGCGGCCTGGCTTTGGACCATCCTGCTCGACGATCGGGCGCGCGGAGGCATCTACAACGTGGGCGGCAGCGAAGCGGTCAGCATCCGGCAACTGGCCGAGCGGGTGGTCCAGGCCACGGGGTCAGCGTCCAGTGTGACGGTGTTGAAACAAGCAGTCTCCGGAGCAACACCTGCACGCTATGTCCCGGACACCAGTAAGGCCCGACGCGACTTGCAGCTGCCGGCGCCAATCGGCCTGGACGATGCCTTGCGCCGCACCGCGGCGTGGCTGTCAGCGCGCTGAGAGCGATCCCAGCAGTTCGAAGCTGCACCGGGCGTGAATGGGCGCCTCGATCTCGCGGTCCCGGCCGTCGAACCATTGCCTGGGCACAAGCACCATTGCTGTGGGGTTCAGCAGTGCCGCGATCAGGCTGAATTGGCTGTTGGAGCAGACCAGCACCCTCGCCCCACGCATGATCCGGTGCGACGCAAAGGCACCGATTCCCACGCGCACCAGAACCTGTTCGAAATGCGGCTCGAGCGCCGCCACGAAGGCCGCCGGCACGTCGGAATCGGACAGGATCACCACCCTCGCGACCAGGCCGGCGAAGCGCTTCGCCGAACCGATGAACTCGGCATCCGACACCAGGTGGCTCGCCACGTTCACATAGTCGCCTCGTCGCACATGCAGGCAGAGGTAGGGGCGAGCGTCAGGCGGGGCCAGCAGGTCATCGAGGCCGGCGGGAATCGGGAAGCGGGCCTGGATCGTCGGCTTCTCCAGCGCGGCCAGCGCCACAGCCATCTTCTCCACCCCGTCGGGAATCACGACGGCACGGCGGGCCGGCACGACCTCTCCACCTAAAAAAGCGGACAGCGGAAGGCCGAATGGATCGAGTTGCCAACCCCAATGCGAACACGCCCCGGCTTGGCCGGCCACCGCCACCGCCTCGGGGCGATCGAAGTAGGACAGGTCGGCTGCAACCTGCGCCCCCGGTCCTTCAGGTCGAAGTAGATCGCCGCACTGAGGATCTGCGCCCCCATGCCGCCCGTGAAAGTGACGACCGTCGGGGCCGCCGCGTCGGGCTCTCTCGCCCGTGACATCAGCCGATCGAAGAGCTTCACAGGACGGGCCTCAGGCTGATGGCTTCTTCCGCACAGCCGCAAAGATGTCGTGCTCGATGCTCCACCTGAAGCCGTTCCTGCGCGCCCAATCCACCAGTTCGTTCAGGTCGGGATAGTCGGCATAGGTTTCGATCGTGGGGTCGAAGCAGCGGATGTCGTCAATCAGCACGGCCACATCGCCGAAGCGTGGAAGGTTGGCCTCGATGTGCTTGAGTTCGTCGCGCACCGGACAGTCGACCGGCCCCTGGTGGGTGATGCCGCCCGAGTAGTGACCGTCGAGCCAGAAATTGATCGTGCCCGACAACGTGGGCAGCAGCTTGGGCAGCACCTCTTCAGACAGACCATGCATGACCCGGATCTTGGGCTCGCTGGACAGCCGTTCCGCCGCTTGGCGATAGAGCTTCTCTTCCGGTTCGATCGTGTAGACAGCCTTCGCGTGGGCGGCCAGCATCTCGGCCGTTTCGCCGAGAAACGTGCCCGTTTCCACCCAGGTGGCATCGGTCTGTGGCCAGCCGAGCCGCAGCAGCACGCTGCGCTTGATGTGTGCAGGGCTCGGCGATGCGAAACGGCGGCGTTCCCATTCGGCCTGCTCATTCTTGAGCCCGCGGCGCCGCCGGAGCTTGCTTCTCAAGGCTTCGAACATGTCAGTCATCCAGTTTGAACTCAAGCGATTGTCGGGGATGCGAGCGACGCCACCACTCCGTCCGCGATGGTCTCCGCAAACCGCCGCGAGCTGAAGCGTTGCGCACCACCGTCGAGGAACGCGCGGATGGCCGCCTGCCGGTCGGTGAATTCGTGGCGTGACATCGCACGCAGATGGGCATGGACCTCGGCCGTATCGCGGAACTGGCGACGGTCGATGAAGGTTTCTTTCGGCACATGCCGCGTCACGTCGTCCGCGCCCCAATAGACCGGCACACAGCCGTTCATCATCGAGTCGAAGATCTTTTCGGTGACGTAGCCACTGAGCGAATGCACGTTTTCGTAGCAGTAAGAAAACTTCGACCGCAGCAGCACCGCCGATTTGTCGGGCAGCTCGCCTTGCCACGACGGAAAAGGCCGGTAGCCGAAGGCCTGGGTGGCCAGGCGCTGAACGCGGCGACGCAACTTGCCGGCAAGGCCGGACTCGTGGCGCGGCTTGTTCCAGCCCAGACCGTAGAGGTGGAAGTCTTCAGGCGCATGCTTCTCATGCCAGCGGATCACCTGCACTCGTTCAACGTAGAGATCGTTGGGCAGCGGGTCCTTGAAGCGCTTGTTGGCGTTGATGAGACAGCTGAAGATGTCGCGGTCTTCAAAGCCAGGCCACAGCGGCACGACGAAATGGATGCCGTACGCGATCTCCTGCACGTTGGGCACGTCCAAAAACCGCCGGTCCCATGAGAAGACTCGCCGGAAGTTCGCAAAGTAGGCCGTGTCGGCATTCAAGGGGTTGATGAACGGGTTCTCGAGTGCGACAAGGAATCGAGGCACAGGGCTCGGCGGCAGCTCCCTGCCCTCGAAGTGCAGCTCGAAATCGACGTCGCGCCCGGCGTTCACGTCGGCCGTGTTGAGTTCGATGCCCCGCTGGGCAAACGCTTCGCGCAAGACACGGTTGGTGTGCGTCGGGTTGAACCTGTGGGTCGGGTCATCCTCGCGGAAGAAGGAATTGTTGGCGTGCCCGTCGGCCCACACGCTGCCCAGCATCACGAACTGCCTCCCAGACGTTGTGCAATGCGCAGCCGTGTACGGCGAAGCAACGCCAGGTGCTGGTCGAAGCGGCCCATGCGGCGGCAGCGGTAGCGCTTCAGATATCCCATCATCGTCTCGCGTCGGGTCGGCGGCAGCGTGCGCAGCCGCGCACGATCGAGTTCGAGCGCCTTCTTGTAGACGAAGAAGCGGAAGTCCTCGAGCAGATTCCCCCCCACGATCGGCTCATGGCGTTTGAAGTACGCCATCAGCCGGAGCCTGTCGCCGATGGACTCCTGCCGGCTGTCGTTGGCCGCATGCAGGCGGTAGGTCATCAAGGGCTCCACCACCCACACCATGCCACCCCGCTCGACCACGCGGAGCAACCACATCACATCCGAGTACTTGCCCTCTGCGGGATCGAAGCGCAAGCCGTCCACGCTGGCCCTTGCGTAGACATAACCGGGAAATGGCGCGATGCCGATCTGGTAGCGGGCGAAATAGTGCGAGGCGAGTTGAGCAGCATCACGCACCGGGTGCTCAGCGCCGCGGGTGCTGAAGGAGAGCCGCTCAGGGCGGCCTTCTTCCGCGATCCACGCGTTGACCCCGATCGCCGCCACCCCGGGATGGCGAGCCACGGCGGCAAGCACCCTCTCGACATACCGCGGCGCGAGCAGATCGTCGTCATGGAAGAGGCAGACATGATCGGCCGTCGCTTCGGCCAGGCAAAGGTTGAAGTGATCGAGCGCCTTCAGGTGAGGGTCGCGAAAGCGATAGTCCACATGCGGAAACTCCGCCTCCACCATGGCCTTCGTCTTCCCGTCCGTCGAGTTGTCGGAGATGACGAGCTGGAATCGCTTTTCCGTCTGCGCCAGCGCCGACTGGATGGCCTGCCGCGCCAGCTCGGCGCGGTTGTAGCAGAGGATGTACAGCTGAAGCGTGGCACTCATCTCAGCCTGTCTTTCGTGCATCGAGCACACGCAGGCACTCGTCGATCACCCGCTGCGGCGCCAGGGCTTCGAGGCACGCGCTGCGGCTGTCGCGGTGATCCTCGCAACCTGCTTTGCCACAGGCGATGCAGTCCTGCGCAGCCTGCAACATGATCACCTTGCCGGCCGCCTGGAGCGGTTGCTTGCGCTGCCACGGCGTGGTCGCCGCCGAACCTTGCGGCCAGGGCCCCCAGCGCACCGGGTTGGTCGGCCCGAACATTGTCACCACCGGCGTGCCCGTGGCAGCGGCCAGGTGGGTGATCGAGGTGTCGGGGCCGACATACAGCGCCGCTCGGCGCAGCAGCGTGGTGACCTGGTTCAGGTTGAGCTGACCCGACACGTCGATCAGCGCCGGCGGGCTGCCCAGGTGGCGCACGCCTGCGATCTGGGCCTGGTCGACCTCGGAGCTGGCACCGGTCAGCACGACCTGCTCTCCACGCGCCAGCAGCGCCTGGATCACGTCGGCGAAATATTTGACGGGCCACTGCTTGTAGCGCCACATCGAGGGCACGTGCACCACCACAGGTGCGTCGCGCAACTGGGCGTTCAGCTCGTCCGGAAGGTCGTGCGCCTGCGGCGGCGTCACGTCGACGGCCGCCGGCACCGCTCCCCACGGCGCCAGCAGCGCCAGCTTCTCCAGCACCGTCGGTGTGCGGTCGTCGTCGATGGTGACGGTGTGCTGGCTCAGCAACTTCTTCCACCACGCGATCGACGCCCGCTGCGGCACGAGGCTGCTTCTGCGCCTGGCACCCGCCCAGCCGTAGAGGTGCGCACGGTCGCTTGCTTCGGCCACCAGCGCGAGGTCGTAGCGCCGCCAGAGACGCGGCAGCAGCGCCCGGGCCTGACGCCAGCCCGAACCCGCGGGCACTTCGATGAATTCATGCACGTCGGGGTTGCCGCGCAACATGCCGAGCGTGCCGGCGAACCCCAACACGTCGATCTGCGCCTGCGGCCAACGCGCTTTTGCGGCCTGGATCAAGGGCGTGGTCAGCAACACGTCGCCGATCTGGCGCGTGACGATGACGATGACGCGGCCGAAGGGGCCGCTTTCGAGCTTCACGTCGCCCTCGCCCTACATCAGCACGATGTCGTAGGCCTCGGGCGAACCACTCGTCTCGGCCGTCAACGAAATCGGCTTGCCGATGAAATCGGACAGGCCAGCCAGATGCTGGCTCTCTTCGTCCAACAACATCTCGACGACCGCTGGCGCCGCGACCACGCGGAACTCGCGCGGGTTGAACTGCCGCGCCTCGCGCAGGATCTCGCGCAGGATGTCGTAGCACACGCTGCGCGGCGTCTTCACCTGGCCCTTGCCTTCACACGTCGGGCACGGCTCGCACAGCATGTGGGCGAGCGACTCGCGCGTGCGCTTGCGTGTCATCTCCACCAGGCCCAGCTGCGTGAAGCCGCTCACCGTGATCTTGGTGCGGTCGCGTGCCAGTTGCTTGCGCAGCTCGGCGAGCACCTGCGCCTGGTGCTCTTCGCGCGTCATGTCGATGAAGTCGATGATGATGATGCCGCCGAGGTTGCGCAGCCGCAGCTGGCGGGCGATGGCCTGCGTGGCTTCGAGATTCGTCTTGAAGATCGTATCGTCGAAGTTGCGCGCACCGACGTAGCCGCCGGTGTTGACGTCGATTGTCGTCAGCGCCTCGGTCTGGTCGATGATGAGGTAGCCGCCCGACTTCAGGTCGACCCGGCGGGCCAGCGCACGCTCGATCTCTTCGTCGATGTTGTAGAGATCGAAGATCGGCCGCTCGCCCTTGTAGTGCAGCAGCTTGTCGACCGAGCCGGGCGTGAACTCGGTGCCGAAGGCCACGAGCTGCTCATACTGCATGCGCGAGTCGATGCGGATCGACTGCGTGCTGTCGTTGGCCAGGTCGCGCAGCACACGCTCGACGAGGCTCAGGTCCTGGTGCAGCAGCGTGCCGGCAGGCGACTTGAAGCTCTTCTCGCGGATCGCGCCCCAGGTCTTGCGAAGGTAGGCGATGTCGTCGGCCAGCTCTTCGTCGGTAGCGTCTTCGGCGTTGGTGCGCAGGATGAAGCCGCCGCCGTTGTAGGGCGTGCCGTCTTCGGGCTTGCCGGCGAGCGCGTTCATGCGGGTGCGCAGCTGCTCGCGCAGCTCGTGCGAGCCGATCTTTTGCGAGATGCCGATGTGGTCGTCTTGCGGCAGGAAGACGAGCATGCGGCCGGCGATGCTGATCTGCGTGGAGAGCCGCGCGCCCTTGGTGCCGATCGGGTCCTTGATGACCTGCACCATCAGCGTCTGGCCTTCGAAGACGAGGCGCTCGATGGGCGTCTGCGGTGCGGAGTCGTTGCGGTTGCCATTGCCGCCGTTCACGTGCACGTCGGCTACGTGCAGGAAGGCCGCACGCTCCAGGCCGATGTCGATGAAGGCCGATTGCATGCCGGGCAGCACACGCGCCACACGGCCAGCGTAGATGTTTCCGACCAGGCCCCGCTCCAGCGTGCGCTCGACGTAGAGGTCTTGCACCGCGCCGTTTTCGACCACCGCGACGCGGGTCTCCTGGGGCGCCCAGTTGATGAGGATGTCTTGCATGGAGGACGGGTCTCTTGTCGTCGAACGCTGTGCGTTTCAGAACCGCACCCGCGCTTGTCTCAGCAGTTGCGCCGTCTCGTACAGAGGCAAACCCATGATACCGGAGTAGCTTCCGTCGATATGGGCTATCCACGCGGCGGCGGCGCTCTGGATCGCATAGGCGCCGGCCTTGCCGAAAGGCTCCTTGCTGGCCACATAGGCGTCGATCTGGGCCGCGGTGAGTTCAGCCAAGCGGACGTGCGAGACGTTGACGGCCAGCGCCGAGCGGCGGCCATCGGCCACGGCGACGGCCGTGATCACCCGGTGCGTGCGGCCCGACAGCAGCGACAGCGTGTAGGCCGCATTGGCGGCATCGGCAGGTTTGCCGAGGATGCGGCGGCCGAGCGCGACGGTGGTGTCGGAGCACAACACCGGTGCTGCGGCCAGCCCCCTGGCCTTCAGGCGCTTGACGGCGGCCGCGAGCTTGGCGCGGGTCACGCGTTCCACGTAGTCGCGGGGCAGTTCGCCATGCCGTTCGGCTTCCAGCGCTTCGGCATCTTCCTCAGGACCGGGCAGCAGCAACTCATGGCGCACGCCGATCTGTTCCAGCAACTGGCGACGGCGCGGGCTTTGCGAGGCGAGGTAGATGAAGGAATGCATCATTCGCGGTGATAGGGATGGTTGACCATCACCGTCCACGCCCGGTACAGCGCTTCGGCCACGAGCACGCGCACGAAGGCGTGCGGCAGCGTGAGGTCGGACAGGCGCAGCGTCTCGTCGGCCGTCCGCTTGAGCGCCGGGTCCAGCCCATCGGGCCCGCCGATCAGGATGGCGGCATCGCGCCCGTCGCGCTGCCAGGCTTCCATGCGCGACGCGAGCTGCACCGTGGTGACACGGTCGCCGCGCTCATCGAGCACGATGCGGCGCACGCCTTTCGGCAGGGCGGCCTCGATGCGCGAGGCCTCGGCCGCCATCAGCTGCGCGGCCGTCTTGCTGCCGCGCGCCTCGGCCTTCACCGCTTTCAACTCGAGGCGCATCTCAGGTGGAAAGCGCTTGGCGAAATCCTCGTAGGCCGTGTCGGCCCACGCGGGCTGGCGCTGGCCGACAGCGACCAGGAGCAGCTTCACGCGCGTGAGCGGGTCTTCTGGGGCGCAGCCTTCTTGGCAGCCGGCTTCTTGGTAGCGACTTTCTTTGCCGCCACCTTCGTCGCGGCAGGCTTACTCGCGGTGGCCTTCTTCGCCGCGGTGGTCGATTTCTTCACGCCGACCACCCGCGTGACGGCCGCCTTGCCGGTGACGGGTTTCTTCGCCGGCGCCTTTCGGGCGGTGGTCTTCCCCGCGGTCTTGGCCGGAGCCTTCTTGGCCGCAGGCGCCTTTGCAGGCGCTGCCTTCTTGGCCGGTGCGGCCTTCTTGGCTGCGGCCTTCTTCGCTACCGGAGCCTCGTCTTCCGAAGCCTTCACCAGCTTCGCCGGCCCGGCGTCGATCTTCAGCTTGACCGGCTTGCCGCCCCAGATCTCCTCGAGGTGGTAGTACTCGCGGATGGCCGGCTGCATCACGTGCACCACGGCCGAGCCGCAGTCCACGATGATCCATTCGCCGTTGTCTTCGCCCTCGGTGCGCGGCACCGGGAAGCCTTTGGACTTGACGGCATCCCGCACGCTTGAGGCCAGCGCCTTGGTTTGTCGGTTCGACGTGCCCGAGGCAATGATCACCCGCTCGAAGAGCGGCGAGAGGTGCTCGGTGTCGAAGA
Protein-coding regions in this window:
- a CDS encoding NAD(P)-dependent oxidoreductase translates to MSTLPPLPQEDLDHTRAVVGERWQGLKGQHLFLTGGTGFVGKWLLATLLDAERHFQLGCRVTVLTRNPAAFRAQHPTLADAAPVTLLSGDVRHFELPDEHYQRIVHAATDVAAAAQDIETFDTCVEGTRRVLELARRCHADSLLLVSSGAVYGPQPGELAAIGEDHPGSAQTPQDTPAYTLGKKAAEWLAHVHAREHGLDLRVARLFAFVGPYLPLDKHFAIGNFLRDALAGQPITLQGDGTPLRSYLHTADLAAWLWTILLDDRARGGIYNVGGSEAVSIRQLAERVVQATGSASSVTVLKQAVSGATPARYVPDTSKARRDLQLPAPIGLDDALRRTAAWLSAR
- a CDS encoding alpha-1,2-fucosyltransferase, which gives rise to MPARRAVVIPDGVEKMAVALAALEKPTIQARFPIPAGLDDLLAPPDARPYLCLHVRRGDYVNVASHLVSDAEFIGSAKRFAGLVARVVILSDSDVPAAFVAALEPHFEQVLVRVGIGAFASHRIMRGARVLVCSNSQFSLIAALLNPTAMVLVPRQWFDGRDREIEAPIHARCSFELLGSLSAR
- a CDS encoding class I SAM-dependent methyltransferase; its protein translation is MFEALRSKLRRRRGLKNEQAEWERRRFASPSPAHIKRSVLLRLGWPQTDATWVETGTFLGETAEMLAAHAKAVYTIEPEEKLYRQAAERLSSEPKIRVMHGLSEEVLPKLLPTLSGTINFWLDGHYSGGITHQGPVDCPVRDELKHIEANLPRFGDVAVLIDDIRCFDPTIETYADYPDLNELVDWARRNGFRWSIEHDIFAAVRKKPSA
- a CDS encoding glycosyltransferase family 10 domain-containing protein — its product is MLGSVWADGHANNSFFREDDPTHRFNPTHTNRVLREAFAQRGIELNTADVNAGRDVDFELHFEGRELPPSPVPRFLVALENPFINPLNADTAYFANFRRVFSWDRRFLDVPNVQEIAYGIHFVVPLWPGFEDRDIFSCLINANKRFKDPLPNDLYVERVQVIRWHEKHAPEDFHLYGLGWNKPRHESGLAGKLRRRVQRLATQAFGYRPFPSWQGELPDKSAVLLRSKFSYCYENVHSLSGYVTEKIFDSMMNGCVPVYWGADDVTRHVPKETFIDRRQFRDTAEVHAHLRAMSRHEFTDRQAAIRAFLDGGAQRFSSRRFAETIADGVVASLASPTIA
- a CDS encoding glycosyltransferase family 2 protein, which produces MSATLQLYILCYNRAELARQAIQSALAQTEKRFQLVISDNSTDGKTKAMVEAEFPHVDYRFRDPHLKALDHFNLCLAEATADHVCLFHDDDLLAPRYVERVLAAVARHPGVAAIGVNAWIAEEGRPERLSFSTRGAEHPVRDAAQLASHYFARYQIGIAPFPGYVYARASVDGLRFDPAEGKYSDVMWLLRVVERGGMVWVVEPLMTYRLHAANDSRQESIGDRLRLMAYFKRHEPIVGGNLLEDFRFFVYKKALELDRARLRTLPPTRRETMMGYLKRYRCRRMGRFDQHLALLRRTRLRIAQRLGGSS
- a CDS encoding glycosyltransferase family 9 protein, yielding MKLESGPFGRVIVIVTRQIGDVLLTTPLIQAAKARWPQAQIDVLGFAGTLGMLRGNPDVHEFIEVPAGSGWRQARALLPRLWRRYDLALVAEASDRAHLYGWAGARRRSSLVPQRASIAWWKKLLSQHTVTIDDDRTPTVLEKLALLAPWGAVPAAVDVTPPQAHDLPDELNAQLRDAPVVVHVPSMWRYKQWPVKYFADVIQALLARGEQVVLTGASSEVDQAQIAGVRHLGSPPALIDVSGQLNLNQVTTLLRRAALYVGPDTSITHLAAATGTPVVTMFGPTNPVRWGPWPQGSAATTPWQRKQPLQAAGKVIMLQAAQDCIACGKAGCEDHRDSRSACLEALAPQRVIDECLRVLDARKTG
- the rng gene encoding ribonuclease G, whose translation is MQDILINWAPQETRVAVVENGAVQDLYVERTLERGLVGNIYAGRVARVLPGMQSAFIDIGLERAAFLHVADVHVNGGNGNRNDSAPQTPIERLVFEGQTLMVQVIKDPIGTKGARLSTQISIAGRMLVFLPQDDHIGISQKIGSHELREQLRTRMNALAGKPEDGTPYNGGGFILRTNAEDATDEELADDIAYLRKTWGAIREKSFKSPAGTLLHQDLSLVERVLRDLANDSTQSIRIDSRMQYEQLVAFGTEFTPGSVDKLLHYKGERPIFDLYNIDEEIERALARRVDLKSGGYLIIDQTEALTTIDVNTGGYVGARNFDDTIFKTNLEATQAIARQLRLRNLGGIIIIDFIDMTREEHQAQVLAELRKQLARDRTKITVSGFTQLGLVEMTRKRTRESLAHMLCEPCPTCEGKGQVKTPRSVCYDILREILREARQFNPREFRVVAAPAVVEMLLDEESQHLAGLSDFIGKPISLTAETSGSPEAYDIVLM
- a CDS encoding nucleoside triphosphate pyrophosphatase; translated protein: MMHSFIYLASQSPRRRQLLEQIGVRHELLLPGPEEDAEALEAERHGELPRDYVERVTRAKLAAAVKRLKARGLAAAPVLCSDTTVALGRRILGKPADAANAAYTLSLLSGRTHRVITAVAVADGRRSALAVNVSHVRLAELTAAQIDAYVASKEPFGKAGAYAIQSAAAAWIAHIDGSYSGIMGLPLYETAQLLRQARVRF
- the rlmH gene encoding 23S rRNA (pseudouridine(1915)-N(3))-methyltransferase RlmH — translated: MKLLLVAVGQRQPAWADTAYEDFAKRFPPEMRLELKAVKAEARGSKTAAQLMAAEASRIEAALPKGVRRIVLDERGDRVTTVQLASRMEAWQRDGRDAAILIGGPDGLDPALKRTADETLRLSDLTLPHAFVRVLVAEALYRAWTVMVNHPYHRE
- the rsfS gene encoding ribosome silencing factor, whose amino-acid sequence is MDIRKLQRAIVDGLEDVKAQGIQVFDTEHLSPLFERVIIASGTSNRQTKALASSVRDAVKSKGFPVPRTEGEDNGEWIIVDCGSAVVHVMQPAIREYYHLEEIWGGKPVKLKIDAGPAKLVKASEDEAPVAKKAAAKKAAPAKKAAPAKAPAAKKAPAKTAGKTTARKAPAKKPVTGKAAVTRVVGVKKSTTAAKKATASKPAATKVAAKKVATKKPAAKKAAPQKTRSRA